A window of the Sulfobacillus acidophilus DSM 10332 genome harbors these coding sequences:
- a CDS encoding hypothetical protein (KEGG: dmo:Dmoj_GI16178 GI16178 gene product from transcript GI16178-RA): protein MCMDGNSYEDWQIVAEQYAAQVKLYADHIESWSERLKTAGLPDATKAFERAVLALGMAYNEMLKASDILHAEHDHDHFHVEAFNVGLPAQEIHDHDHTTDERTHGHHAHVHAHPHSHA from the coding sequence GTGTGTATGGACGGGAATAGCTACGAAGATTGGCAAATCGTTGCGGAACAATACGCAGCCCAAGTCAAACTGTATGCGGACCACATCGAATCATGGAGTGAGCGCCTCAAGACCGCCGGTTTGCCGGACGCCACCAAGGCGTTCGAAAGGGCCGTGCTAGCTTTGGGTATGGCGTACAATGAAATGCTGAAGGCTAGTGACATTCTTCATGCCGAACATGATCATGACCATTTCCATGTGGAAGCGTTTAACGTCGGATTACCGGCGCAAGAAATTCATGACCATGATCACACTACGGATGAGAGAACCCATGGCCACCATGCCCATGTTCACGCTCATCCCCATTCTCATGCCTAA
- a CDS encoding Integrase catalytic region (PFAM: Integrase core domain~COGs: COG4584 Transposase and inactivated derivatives~InterPro IPR001584~KEGG: toc:Toce_2227 integrase catalytic region~PFAM: Integrase, catalytic core~SPTR: Integrase catalytic region): MSTIDQIKWLQAQGYGVSAIADFLGCDRKTVRKYLQQTNFSPTVPVKRPRTSKLDPYKATIDTWLAEDTHHWYKQRHTAQRIFDRLREAFPDFPVSYRTVRRYVHERRRTAPTTGTLELEWHPGEAQVDFGQAEVIEHGQPVRMHALCLTFPYSNAGFLQLFRGENAECVVHGLVDMFHHIGGAPRRLVFDNASGVGRRIGDQIRLTDLFARFQAHYGVETTFCNPYAGYEKGNVENKVGYFRRNVLVPPPVITDLVVTNQALLIRSERDGERLHYKKGQPIRVLFGADREALRALPPQAFAPYRYTQVRTDQQGRFCLEGQHWYSSAPEYAHRALIVRVGAHSVEPLATDGRPMTHHPRVYGPGRSDSTDYRTTVHRVAQRPGAWRNSPLRSGLPESVRRVLDSASRADVQAALEGLAQCADRWGFDHAVRALEEAVAAGRIQTADVVALGSRLALGPQESVNGVDLRLYDTLLEGRRAR, encoded by the coding sequence ATGTCGACCATCGACCAAATTAAGTGGCTACAAGCTCAAGGATATGGGGTGTCAGCCATCGCGGATTTTCTCGGATGTGATCGCAAAACCGTGCGCAAATATCTGCAACAGACCAATTTTTCTCCGACGGTCCCCGTCAAACGACCACGAACCTCCAAACTTGATCCGTATAAAGCGACGATTGATACGTGGTTGGCGGAAGACACGCACCATTGGTATAAGCAACGTCACACGGCCCAACGCATTTTTGACCGGTTGCGGGAGGCGTTTCCGGACTTCCCGGTATCGTATCGAACGGTCCGGCGCTATGTCCACGAGCGGCGCCGGACGGCGCCGACGACCGGAACGTTGGAATTGGAGTGGCATCCTGGGGAGGCCCAGGTCGATTTCGGCCAGGCCGAGGTCATCGAGCACGGCCAACCCGTGCGAATGCACGCCCTCTGTCTCACGTTTCCCTATAGTAATGCCGGCTTTCTGCAGTTGTTCCGCGGCGAGAATGCCGAATGTGTGGTCCATGGCTTGGTCGATATGTTCCACCATATCGGGGGGGCCCCACGGCGCCTGGTCTTCGACAATGCCAGCGGCGTCGGTCGGCGGATCGGAGACCAGATTCGGTTGACCGATCTGTTTGCCCGCTTTCAAGCCCACTACGGGGTCGAGACGACCTTCTGCAATCCGTATGCCGGCTATGAAAAGGGGAACGTGGAGAACAAGGTCGGCTATTTTCGGCGCAATGTGCTCGTCCCACCCCCGGTCATTACCGATTTGGTCGTCACCAACCAGGCGCTGCTGATCCGCAGTGAACGAGACGGGGAGCGTCTCCATTATAAAAAAGGGCAGCCGATCCGGGTCCTCTTTGGGGCCGATCGCGAGGCGCTGCGGGCTCTCCCCCCACAGGCCTTCGCGCCGTACCGCTATACCCAAGTCCGGACCGATCAACAAGGCCGCTTTTGTCTCGAGGGCCAACACTGGTATTCCTCGGCGCCCGAGTATGCCCACCGAGCGCTGATCGTGCGAGTCGGCGCCCATTCCGTCGAACCCCTCGCGACGGACGGGCGTCCGATGACCCACCATCCCCGCGTCTATGGCCCCGGTCGGTCCGACTCTACCGATTACCGTACCACGGTTCATCGGGTGGCACAACGCCCCGGGGCGTGGCGCAACAGTCCCTTGCGGTCCGGATTGCCGGAGTCTGTCCGCAGGGTCTTAGATAGCGCCTCGCGCGCGGACGTCCAGGCCGCGCTCGAAGGGTTGGCCCAATGTGCCGACCGCTGGGGCTTTGATCATGCGGTCCGGGCCTTGGAAGAAGCCGTCGCCGCCGGACGGATCCAAACGGCCGATGTCGTCGCGTTAGGGAGTCGCTTGGCGTTAGGGCCGCAGGAATCGGTGAATGGGGTGGACCTCCGTCTCTACGATACGTTGCTCGAAGGGAGGCGGGCCCGGTGA
- a CDS encoding IstB domain protein ATP-binding protein (PFAM: IstB-like ATP binding protein~COGs: COG1484 DNA replication protein~InterPro IPR003593:IPR002611~KEGG: toc:Toce_0299 IstB domain protein ATP-binding protein~PFAM: IstB-like ATP-binding protein~SMART: ATPase, AAA+ type, core~SPTR: IstB domain protein ATP-binding protein) produces MILPKARRERRERIASYCKRLAWSQTAVTLCEQAAPLQEAFLEEVMAAELANREVGRRARLLSRAGFPAHKTLTDFDRRVVRLPSTITWDDLDQGTFISAHRNLVFFGGVGLGKTHLAIALGMAACERGQTVRFATVTGLVVRLTEALKAGTLERAFMDLQRTDLLILDEWGYLPIDRAGAQLLFRVVADSYETRSLILTTNLEFSKWGTVFTDDQMTAAMIDRLAHHGHLLLFEGESYRMQHALMKER; encoded by the coding sequence GTGATTCTCCCGAAAGCGCGCCGCGAGCGGCGCGAACGCATTGCCAGCTACTGTAAGCGCCTCGCCTGGAGCCAAACGGCGGTGACTCTCTGTGAACAGGCGGCCCCGCTTCAAGAAGCCTTCCTCGAAGAGGTGATGGCGGCCGAATTGGCTAACCGTGAAGTGGGGCGCCGCGCCCGGCTGTTATCGCGCGCCGGATTCCCGGCGCATAAGACGTTGACGGATTTTGACCGCCGGGTGGTGCGGCTCCCCAGCACCATCACCTGGGACGACTTGGACCAAGGCACCTTTATTTCCGCCCATCGGAATTTGGTATTTTTTGGCGGTGTCGGTCTCGGGAAAACCCATTTGGCCATAGCGCTGGGGATGGCCGCGTGCGAACGCGGCCAAACCGTCCGTTTTGCGACCGTCACCGGCTTGGTGGTACGGCTAACCGAAGCCCTCAAAGCCGGAACCTTGGAACGGGCCTTTATGGACCTGCAGCGAACCGATCTCCTCATCCTGGATGAGTGGGGATATCTGCCCATTGATCGCGCCGGCGCCCAATTGCTGTTTCGGGTCGTCGCGGACAGTTATGAAACCCGGAGCCTCATTCTTACCACGAATTTGGAGTTTTCGAAGTGGGGAACCGTCTTCACCGATGATCAAATGACGGCCGCCATGATTGATCGGTTGGCACACCATGGGCACCTGCTCTTGTTTGAAGGGGAAAGCTATCGGATGCAGCATGCCTTGATGAAGGAGCGCTGA
- a CDS encoding transposase IS4 family protein (COGs: COG5421 Transposase~KEGG: aac:Aaci_2556 transposase IS4 family protein~SPTR: Transposase IS4 family protein) gives MMLGNFFGQMGDFHLTKYTGNPLGPFAQRGNAAEYAASEQWGIIGDHPYRLVVYRSRTPDPRHARTLDRDIEQQRRGLEQAADSVREQEFACEADAQQALEYWLETTPRPWHHVSGEVVAETRQARPGRPRKDPAPGEIRTIWRVRITIGAVDAARRQQELERRNTFVLITTVSAEVLPPAALLAEYKGQVHVERHFHFLKDPLFVDALYVKKPERVEALGYVLLLACLLYSLVERRVRAAQVAIPSPSRRVLKNPTGHEIARHLESLLVTRDATGKRTVALPSILHATLVAILDALQMPITVFTEPPLREPPRG, from the coding sequence ATGATGTTGGGGAATTTTTTTGGCCAAATGGGGGATTTTCACTTGACCAAATACACTGGGAACCCATTGGGGCCATTTGCGCAACGAGGCAACGCGGCTGAATACGCCGCCTCCGAGCAATGGGGCATCATCGGCGATCATCCATACCGTCTCGTCGTCTATCGCTCCCGAACCCCCGACCCGCGGCATGCCCGGACCCTTGATCGCGACATCGAGCAGCAGCGCCGCGGCTTGGAACAAGCCGCGGATTCCGTGCGGGAGCAAGAGTTTGCCTGCGAAGCCGACGCCCAGCAAGCCTTGGAATACTGGCTGGAGACGACCCCGCGACCGTGGCATCACGTGTCCGGGGAAGTGGTCGCCGAAACCCGACAGGCGCGCCCCGGACGGCCGCGGAAAGATCCCGCGCCGGGAGAGATCCGCACGATCTGGCGGGTCAGGATCACCATCGGAGCGGTGGATGCGGCACGGCGGCAACAGGAACTTGAACGGCGTAACACCTTTGTCCTCATCACGACGGTGTCGGCCGAGGTATTGCCCCCCGCCGCCTTGTTGGCCGAATACAAAGGCCAGGTGCATGTAGAACGACACTTTCACTTTCTTAAGGATCCGCTGTTTGTCGATGCGCTCTACGTCAAAAAGCCGGAACGCGTGGAAGCGTTGGGGTACGTCCTATTGCTGGCCTGTCTCCTTTATAGCCTCGTGGAGCGGCGCGTGCGCGCCGCGCAAGTGGCGATACCGTCGCCTTCTCGCCGTGTGTTAAAAAACCCCACGGGCCACGAAATTGCGCGTCATCTCGAAAGCCTCCTGGTCACCCGAGATGCGACGGGTAAACGCACCGTGGCATTGCCGTCCATCCTTCATGCGACCTTGGTGGCCATCCTCGATGCCCTCCAGATGCCCATCACCGTGTTCACAGAACCACCCTTGCGGGAGCCACCCAGGGGATAA
- a CDS encoding transposase mutator type (PFAM: Transposase, Mutator family~COGs: COG3328 Transposase and inactivated derivatives~InterPro IPR001207~KEGG: msv:Mesil_3331 hypothetical protein~PFAM: Transposase, mutator type~SPTR: Transposase mutator type), which translates to MSRIPPSQQIQQRIHQLLARGLTGEGSVVAELLTLGAQRVVQELLEQEVTAFLGREHYRRGPRRIRGYRNGYRVKRVPTAEGAIAVHVPQVRDTAEPFESRLLTFLTGHRDVLQRLVTEMYARGLSTRDIEEAFTDATGARVLTKSQVSELTETLWRDFEAFQTRDLRPFPVEYLFLDAVFEPMRRTGRTREGVLAAWGICRDGRRVLLHLALGNTESYENWLEFLRDLVKRGMRTPTTVTSDGAPGLIRAIEQVWPQSLRIRCWAHKARNVLDKVPDAARAEVKAHLAQIREAATLADGQQAVQRFRDTFGALYPSALKSLEDDLEASLNHLRVPAAHRKYVRTTNLLERTFEEERRRTKVIPRFWTEHSALKLIFGTLDRASRRWQRLTISETEIKHMDQLRQELGLEAPTGCKTEQSGETSSHVV; encoded by the coding sequence ATGTCTAGAATACCACCATCCCAGCAGATTCAGCAGCGCATTCACCAACTTTTGGCCCGCGGTCTTACCGGGGAGGGCTCGGTGGTGGCGGAATTATTGACGCTCGGGGCTCAGCGAGTCGTCCAAGAACTCCTGGAGCAGGAAGTCACGGCCTTTTTGGGCCGGGAGCACTACCGGCGCGGCCCGCGCCGGATTCGGGGCTATCGCAACGGATACCGGGTGAAGCGCGTTCCCACGGCGGAAGGGGCGATTGCCGTGCACGTCCCCCAAGTTCGGGACACGGCGGAACCTTTTGAATCGCGGTTACTGACATTTCTCACGGGCCACCGGGATGTGCTCCAACGCTTGGTCACGGAAATGTATGCGCGCGGCCTCTCGACCCGTGACATCGAAGAGGCCTTTACCGATGCGACGGGGGCGCGCGTGCTCACGAAATCCCAAGTGAGCGAGCTGACCGAGACGCTGTGGCGGGATTTTGAAGCCTTTCAAACGCGGGATCTCCGGCCCTTTCCCGTCGAGTACCTGTTTCTGGACGCGGTCTTTGAGCCCATGCGCCGCACGGGCCGGACCCGCGAAGGCGTCTTGGCGGCGTGGGGCATTTGTCGCGATGGTCGGCGCGTCTTACTGCATCTGGCGTTGGGTAACACCGAGAGTTATGAGAATTGGCTGGAGTTTTTGCGGGACTTGGTGAAGCGCGGGATGCGGACGCCGACAACGGTAACCAGCGACGGCGCACCGGGGCTCATCCGGGCGATCGAACAGGTCTGGCCCCAGAGTCTTCGCATCCGGTGCTGGGCTCACAAGGCGCGCAATGTCTTGGACAAAGTGCCGGATGCGGCGCGCGCGGAGGTCAAAGCGCACCTCGCCCAAATCCGGGAAGCGGCCACGCTGGCCGACGGCCAGCAGGCCGTGCAGCGGTTCCGGGACACCTTCGGGGCCCTGTATCCGAGCGCCCTTAAGAGTCTCGAAGACGATTTAGAGGCCAGTCTGAATCATCTGCGGGTGCCAGCCGCTCATCGCAAGTACGTCCGCACCACGAATCTTTTGGAGCGCACCTTCGAGGAAGAACGGCGACGGACGAAGGTCATTCCCCGGTTTTGGACCGAACACAGTGCGTTGAAGCTCATTTTCGGGACCTTGGATCGGGCCAGTCGGCGCTGGCAGCGCCTGACAATCTCGGAGACCGAAATCAAACACATGGACCAATTACGACAAGAACTCGGTTTAGAGGCGCCCACTGGGTGTAAGACGGAGCAATCCGGCGAAACATCATCACACGTTGTGTGA
- a CDS encoding Integrase catalytic region (PFAM: Integrase core domain~COGs: COG2801 Transposase and inactivated derivatives~InterPro IPR001584~KEGG: gtn:GTNG_0756 putative transposase~PFAM: Integrase, catalytic core~SPTR: Putative transposase) has translation MCQILDVSRSGYYAWCHRPPSTRAQARARRVERIRAVFTTSGERYGSPKITAVLRREGERISQKTVARLMHDHRLRSRVTRKYKATTNSRHTWPVHENVLNRTFSADRPHAVWMADITYIPTEEGWLYLASLQDLYTRKIVGWAVDRRMTQDLVIRALDRAVIHSRPPAGVLHHSDRGSQYAAAAYQERLQQYGMTASMSRKGNCYDNAMIESWHSLLKKELIYLTKFRTRAEAEVAIFAYIEIFYNRQRIHSALDYQTPAEADAAYHARYG, from the coding sequence ATGTGCCAGATCCTCGACGTCTCGCGAAGCGGATATTATGCCTGGTGCCATCGTCCACCCAGTACCCGGGCGCAAGCCCGGGCCCGGCGGGTCGAACGGATTCGAGCGGTGTTTACGACATCGGGCGAACGGTATGGTAGCCCCAAAATCACCGCCGTGTTACGGCGGGAAGGCGAGCGCATCAGTCAAAAAACGGTGGCGCGGTTGATGCACGACCATCGGTTGCGCTCCCGCGTGACACGGAAATATAAAGCCACCACGAATTCGCGGCACACGTGGCCGGTGCACGAGAACGTCTTGAATCGAACGTTTAGCGCGGATCGCCCACATGCTGTGTGGATGGCGGATATTACCTACATCCCCACAGAGGAAGGATGGCTCTATTTAGCGAGCCTTCAGGACTTGTACACCCGAAAAATTGTGGGATGGGCGGTGGATCGGCGCATGACGCAAGATTTGGTCATCCGGGCCTTAGACCGTGCGGTGATCCACAGCCGGCCGCCGGCCGGCGTGCTGCATCACTCGGATCGCGGCAGCCAATATGCCGCCGCGGCGTACCAGGAACGCCTTCAGCAGTACGGCATGACCGCGAGCATGAGTCGCAAAGGAAATTGTTACGATAACGCCATGATTGAATCCTGGCACAGTCTCCTCAAGAAGGAGCTGATTTACCTGACGAAATTTCGAACACGGGCGGAAGCGGAAGTCGCGATCTTTGCCTATATCGAGATTTTCTATAATCGGCAGCGGATCCATAGTGCCCTGGATTATCAGACTCCGGCCGAGGCCGATGCAGCGTATCATGCGCGATACGGCTAA
- a CDS encoding transposase IS3/IS911 family protein (PFAM: Transposase~InterPro IPR002514~KEGG: afl:Aflv_1178 transposase~PFAM: Transposase IS3/IS911~SPTR: Transposase IS3/IS911 family protein) produces the protein MANHYDREFKAQAVQLVLTQQKTGAQVARELGIPSKTLYAWVAAYKADPVEPFVGSGHLKAEDQALRDLQRRIRDLEEENAILKKAMRIFTNDRK, from the coding sequence ATGGCCAATCATTATGATCGGGAATTTAAAGCCCAGGCGGTTCAGCTGGTCTTGACCCAACAAAAAACCGGTGCCCAAGTGGCCCGTGAGCTGGGCATTCCGAGTAAGACGTTATATGCGTGGGTGGCTGCCTATAAGGCCGACCCGGTAGAACCCTTTGTCGGCAGCGGGCATCTGAAAGCGGAAGACCAAGCCCTGCGCGATTTGCAGAGACGCATTCGAGATCTCGAAGAGGAGAATGCGATCCTAAAAAAAGCGATGCGCATCTTCACCAACGATCGGAAGTAA
- a CDS encoding transposase IS116/IS110/IS902 family protein (PFAM: Transposase IS116/IS110/IS902 family; Transposase~COGs: COG3547 Transposase and inactivated derivatives~InterPro IPR003346~KEGG: tmr:Tmar_1896 transposase IS116/IS110/IS902 family protein~PFAM: Transposase, IS116/IS110/IS902~SPTR: Transposase IS116/IS110/IS902 family protein), whose amino-acid sequence MTQFMGLDLHKNYIHGYVFQPGQKGTHFRFSNTPEEWARFLATRLTPETAVAIEATGNAFTIYDRLINHAGQVVVIHPAGLKGLGAGRHTDRIDAERLALGTYTRVQVWVPPTEVRAIRALITQVRACRQQETAWRNRARNLLIRAGYAVPRTVALRDWLAAHATELDETLQMIFTSALTMAEQAHQEGERLRSEILRRLQDRPEMAWLWSVPGLGAWTAAVVWAWLGDPLRFRSARQVGRYAGLDPSVHQSGEADWRGHISHHGPAILRQILVEAAWWAIRARDNPLRAFYDRVLPRLGKRRTIVAVARKLLLAAWRVWREQRLAHEVDRRRYQKKLSAIRVTLRTLPPYPLAERLQTLTGAQGHPGC is encoded by the coding sequence ATGACACAGTTTATGGGGTTGGATTTGCATAAAAATTATATTCATGGCTATGTCTTTCAACCTGGCCAAAAAGGGACGCATTTCCGGTTTTCCAACACGCCCGAAGAGTGGGCCCGGTTTCTCGCCACGCGGCTCACCCCGGAGACCGCCGTGGCGATCGAAGCGACCGGAAATGCGTTCACGATCTATGATCGCCTGATCAACCACGCGGGTCAAGTGGTCGTCATTCATCCGGCCGGCCTGAAAGGACTAGGCGCCGGGCGGCACACGGACCGGATTGACGCCGAACGGCTGGCGCTCGGCACGTACACTCGGGTTCAGGTGTGGGTGCCGCCCACGGAGGTTCGGGCCATTCGGGCGTTGATCACCCAAGTCCGGGCTTGCCGCCAGCAGGAGACGGCGTGGCGCAATCGCGCGCGGAATCTCTTGATCCGCGCAGGCTATGCGGTCCCGCGGACGGTGGCCTTGCGGGACTGGCTGGCGGCCCATGCGACGGAACTCGACGAGACGCTGCAAATGATCTTCACGAGTGCACTGACGATGGCCGAGCAGGCCCACCAGGAAGGCGAGCGCTTGCGGAGCGAGATTCTGCGGCGCTTGCAGGACCGGCCCGAGATGGCCTGGCTCTGGAGCGTGCCCGGCTTGGGGGCGTGGACGGCCGCGGTGGTCTGGGCCTGGCTGGGGGATCCGCTGCGCTTTCGGTCCGCCCGCCAAGTCGGGCGGTATGCCGGGCTGGATCCGAGTGTCCATCAATCCGGGGAAGCCGATTGGCGCGGGCATATCAGCCACCACGGCCCGGCGATTCTGCGCCAGATCCTGGTCGAAGCGGCTTGGTGGGCGATTCGCGCACGGGACAACCCCCTCCGCGCGTTCTATGACCGGGTCTTACCGCGGCTGGGCAAACGGCGGACGATTGTGGCGGTGGCCCGGAAGCTCCTTCTCGCGGCCTGGCGGGTCTGGCGCGAGCAACGGCTGGCGCACGAAGTGGACCGGCGGCGCTACCAGAAAAAACTCAGCGCCATTCGGGTTACCCTGCGCACCCTGCCGCCGTATCCGTTGGCCGAGCGGCTGCAGACGCTGACGGGCGCGCAGGGACATCCTGGATGTTAG
- a CDS encoding integrase catalytic region (PFAM: Integrase core domain~COGs: COG4584 Transposase and inactivated derivatives~KEGG: toc:Toce_0280 integrase catalytic region~SPTR: Integrase catalytic region), which produces MKNMKEIERMVTMFSEGYAIAAIAETLHVDRKTVRKYVYQEDFSEPFPQRTGRKSPLDPFKPTIQAWLAEDARVRYKQRHTAERVYQRLQDEYGDRFTCSYSTVQRYIKQLRAERPAQSTGTLELEWHPGTAQVDFGTADIYWQPGDTLVHAVKYLVVSFPFSNAALWQYFPGETAECVVHGLQAIWQRIGGVPSRVIFDNATGIGRRIGEVIRYAELFERFKVHYGFDATFCNPDAGHEKGNVEANIGYLRRHVMVPPPILQSWDGANDAALAQAPTLWTRPHYKKGLPIAELFETDRKALRALPTNPFHPVRYLRVQTDGYGKFRLDAHHWYSSGPEWARQELVVAIGAFTVVPYTPDGTPITRHDRQYGETRTDTIDPRTTLHRLSRSPGAFRNSPLRGNLPEPLVTTLDTYARQDLKGCLQALADVTERYGFDLAIQALENAVQHHQIAYPDILVRAARMAEWP; this is translated from the coding sequence GTGAAAAATATGAAAGAAATTGAGCGCATGGTGACGATGTTTTCGGAAGGGTATGCGATTGCCGCCATTGCCGAAACGCTCCATGTCGACCGTAAGACCGTTCGTAAGTATGTCTACCAGGAAGACTTTTCGGAACCGTTTCCCCAGAGGACCGGCCGCAAGTCTCCGCTTGATCCCTTCAAACCGACGATTCAAGCCTGGCTGGCGGAGGATGCCCGCGTGCGCTATAAGCAACGGCATACCGCTGAACGCGTGTACCAACGCCTTCAAGACGAATATGGGGACCGCTTTACGTGTTCCTATTCCACGGTGCAACGCTATATCAAACAGCTGCGGGCCGAGCGGCCCGCGCAATCGACGGGCACCCTCGAACTCGAGTGGCATCCCGGGACCGCGCAAGTTGATTTCGGGACGGCTGACATCTATTGGCAACCCGGGGATACTCTGGTCCACGCAGTCAAATATCTGGTCGTAAGCTTTCCCTTCAGTAATGCGGCCTTGTGGCAATATTTCCCGGGGGAAACCGCGGAATGTGTCGTGCACGGCCTTCAGGCTATTTGGCAACGGATTGGCGGCGTACCGTCTCGCGTCATATTCGATAATGCGACCGGGATTGGCCGTCGGATCGGGGAGGTGATCCGATACGCCGAGCTCTTTGAGCGATTTAAGGTCCACTATGGGTTCGATGCGACGTTTTGCAATCCGGATGCGGGGCACGAAAAGGGCAATGTGGAGGCGAATATCGGCTACTTGCGCCGCCATGTGATGGTGCCCCCGCCGATTTTACAGAGTTGGGACGGGGCGAATGACGCCGCCTTAGCGCAGGCCCCCACACTCTGGACACGGCCGCACTACAAAAAGGGATTGCCCATTGCCGAGCTTTTTGAAACGGATCGGAAAGCCTTACGGGCCTTACCGACGAACCCGTTTCACCCCGTGCGCTATCTACGGGTCCAGACAGACGGATACGGGAAGTTTCGCTTGGATGCCCATCACTGGTATTCTTCCGGACCGGAGTGGGCGCGACAAGAGTTGGTGGTGGCAATCGGCGCGTTCACCGTGGTGCCCTACACACCCGATGGCACGCCGATTACCCGTCATGATCGACAATACGGCGAGACTCGGACCGACACCATCGACCCCCGTACCACCCTGCACCGATTATCACGGAGTCCCGGGGCTTTCCGCAATAGTCCTCTGCGCGGAAACTTACCGGAGCCCTTGGTGACCACATTGGATACCTATGCTCGCCAAGACCTCAAAGGCTGCCTTCAGGCACTGGCTGACGTGACGGAACGTTACGGATTCGATTTGGCGATTCAAGCGCTGGAGAACGCCGTGCAACACCACCAAATTGCTTACCCCGATATTCTTGTGCGCGCCGCCCGAATGGCGGAGTGGCCCTAG
- a CDS encoding alpha/beta hydrolase fold protein (PFAM: Putative lysophospholipase~COGs: COG2267 Lysophospholipase~InterPro IPR000073~KEGG: afw:Anae109_3693 alpha/beta hydrolase fold~PFAM: Alpha/beta hydrolase fold-1~SPTR: Putative lysophospholipase protein), translating into MNLRLHAQFLREPGHPPLFVRQVTPEAPRAWVLFLHGSLVHSEYYLPWALALASEGFGVWLPDLRGHGRSGGPRGTVQAYTDYLADIRRLVDAMQAETDRLPLYLGGESFGGLLAFLAAQEPLPLEGLVLSAPAFALQASLSPALRRAIAWGSMLVPGLRSLRPMGINGVSGHPDLPAIVRTDSLAIHRYPLRFLGELLAAQDAAIQGASAVSPPLLVMLGGADRVVDHRVTRQVLTQVPGPVEIHEYPEAHHALTGDYAEILAATVATFTSRVVPGTLAWKSGASGTGRAESGVPRAWGWIHATDPGR; encoded by the coding sequence ATGAACCTGCGGTTACACGCGCAATTTCTTCGGGAACCGGGGCATCCGCCCCTGTTTGTCCGGCAGGTGACGCCGGAGGCCCCCCGAGCCTGGGTGCTTTTTCTCCATGGGTCTCTGGTGCATTCGGAATATTATTTGCCCTGGGCCCTGGCTTTGGCGTCCGAAGGCTTCGGGGTGTGGCTGCCGGATTTGCGAGGCCATGGACGGTCCGGAGGACCCCGGGGCACGGTGCAAGCTTATACGGACTATCTGGCCGATATCCGCCGTCTCGTGGACGCCATGCAAGCCGAAACCGATAGGTTGCCCCTCTATCTCGGGGGAGAAAGTTTTGGCGGGCTTCTCGCGTTTTTGGCCGCGCAAGAGCCCCTGCCCCTTGAAGGGCTTGTCCTCAGCGCCCCCGCCTTTGCGCTGCAGGCCTCGCTCAGCCCAGCCCTGCGCCGGGCCATTGCGTGGGGATCGATGCTGGTCCCGGGGTTACGGTCGTTGCGTCCCATGGGAATCAACGGGGTTTCCGGCCACCCGGATCTCCCGGCCATCGTGCGGACGGATTCCCTCGCGATTCATCGCTATCCGCTGCGATTTTTGGGCGAATTGCTGGCGGCCCAGGACGCCGCAATTCAAGGGGCCTCGGCGGTGTCCCCGCCGCTTCTGGTCATGCTTGGGGGCGCGGATCGGGTTGTTGATCATCGTGTGACCCGACAGGTTTTAACCCAGGTGCCCGGACCCGTGGAGATCCATGAGTACCCCGAGGCGCACCATGCCTTAACCGGAGATTATGCCGAGATACTGGCGGCGACAGTGGCCACCTTTACATCGCGCGTCGTCCCGGGGACCCTGGCGTGGAAATCTGGCGCGAGTGGGACGGGACGCGCCGAAAGCGGGGTGCCCCGCGCCTGGGGATGGATCCACGCCACTGATCCGGGGCGATAA